TTGTCCGGATGAGCCTCCAGCACCTGAGCCACCACCGGTTCCAGCGCCGCGTCGTCCAGCTGTTCGAGCCCCCGGCGGCGAACGATCTCCGCCGGTTCGCCGCCCTTCTCCACCAGCTCCTCCAGCACCTGTTTGGCCCCGGGGCCGGTCACCGTGCCACCGTCCACCAGCGCCACCACTTCGCCGAGGGTGCCACCGCCGAAAGGCAAGGCTTCCACCCCACCCTCGCCGGTGAGCCCGAGGAGGTCGTTGAGCAACCAGTTGGCAACATTACGCGGGGCAGAATGGGCCTCCAAGGCCTCTTCGTAGAAAGCAGCCAGCGGCGGATCCTGAGCCAGGGTGCGGGAATCCTGCTCGCTCAGTCCTTGCTGGCGATAGCCTTCCGCCCGCGCCTCCTCCTCGGCGGTGAGGGGCGGCGGTCCGGTCTCGGCCCGAGAGCTCGCGGGGGGACTCGCTTCCTTGCCCCGCTTCTTCGCAGCAGGCTTGGCTTCACCCCCGGCCTTGGCCTGCGGCGCCTCAGCGATCTTGGCCCAGGTATCCCGCAGGGTGACGATGCGGTTGAACACCCGCAGCGGCAAGGAGCCTTCCGGTCCGCGCACGGTGCCGATGCTGTCCTCGGGCTCGTAATAGAAATAGCCCTGGCGCTCGAATTGGAATCGGTCTCCGGGCTCTGCGGTGGCCAGCCAGCGCTCCCCCACCGCCGCCGGCAACACCACCCGAGACTCCGGGTTCAGATAGGTCTTGAAGTCGACCTCCTTGTCGGCGTCGGGATTCTCGGCGGTAAACAGGCGATCGTAGAGCCGCACCTCCAACGGCACGGCGTGATCCGCCGACACCCAGTGGATGGTGCCCTTGACCTTGCGGCCGGGAGCGTGACCGCCGCGGGTCTCGGGATCGTAAGTGCAACGCAGCTCGACGATCTCACCGGTCTCCGGATCCTCCACCACCCGCTCGCAGCGGATGATGTAGCCGTACCGCAGCCGCACTTCCCGCCCCGGAGCCA
This window of the Acidobacteriota bacterium genome carries:
- a CDS encoding glutamate--tRNA ligase family protein, encoding ENNRELYDWVLEQLTSPPRPEQTEFARLVLNYTVLSKRKLIELVRDGHVNGWDDPRMPTLSGLRRRGVPASALRTFCGNIGVARANSVVDVALLEHAIRDDLNLEVKRVLAVLRPLKVVIENWPEDRVEELDAPFYPRDVPKEGSRKLPFSREIYIERDDFHPDPPKKFFRLAPGREVRLRYGYIIRCERVVEDPETGEIVELRCTYDPETRGGHAPGRKVKGTIHWVSADHAVPLEVRLYDRLFTAENPDADKEVDFKTYLNPESRVVLPAAVGERWLATAEPGDRFQFERQGYFYYEPEDSIGTVRGPEGSLPLRVFNRIVTLRDTWAKIAEAPQAKAGGEAKPAAKKRGKEASPPASSRAETGPPPLTAEEEARAEGYRQQGLSEQDSRTLAQDPPLAAFYEEALEAHSAPRNVANWLLNDLLGLTGEGGVEALPFGGGTLGEVVALVDGGTVTGPGAKQVLEELVEKGGEPAEIVRRRGLEQLDDAALEPVVAQVLEAHPDNVELYRGGKTALLGFFVGQVMKATRGRANPQAVQKLLRRGLDQQ